The Syntrophorhabdaceae bacterium genome segment GGTTTTATGTCGGAGGTGCCATGACTGAAGTCGATACCTGGGGACGGGATCCACAGGTCCGGTACATGCGGGGTGTCTTTTCCCGGATAGAAAGCACACAGAATGAATTATTGCTGAAGCTGTCTATCGAGCCTCATGATGAAAGACTCCGGCGCTTCCGTGAAATAGCGCTGAAGCTCTTTGAAAAGGCATGGGTAATGGCGATGCAGCGGGGCATTGCAGAGAACGAAGAAGACGCTGCTGTCATTTATCTTTTCTGCCTTGCGCGCGCATTATCCATGAGGGGCATCGATGTTCCTCCCGGTGTGCTGCCGAAAAATGCCGCAATAGAAAAGTTTCTGAAAGAGGTCCTCAAATGATCCGGTTGCGCCTCTTTGGCCGTTGTCGTATCTACCATGACCCCGTATCGCCGGTACTGAAGTCTCCGGCCCAGGTCGGATGGGATGCGTGGTTCCGTTCGATCGATCTCGTAACGCCTCAAAAATTGAAAGGTGAAGAATTGTTGCGCAGGACCCGTGGCTGGTGGACCATTGAGCCTGATGAGATCGCTGATGTTGTTAGAAGGCATGGCCGCCTTGTTGTCGGTGATAATGGTGAGCTTATGGTTGAGTTTGAAGATAAGAAGGCCGCAGATAATCTATCAAAGGCCCTTTCAGAGAAATTCGGAGAACAGGTCCTCCTCTCGCCGTAAAGATCCGCTGCTATCTCTTATGCCGAATTGCATTCAAAAATAGAGCGAGGCGACGAGGAGGAGGCGACGGAGGCGTACATTTTCGTACGTCGAGTCGATGACGACGAAGTCAACGAAGCCATATGAATGAAGGCAACTCGGCATCATTCCTTCACAAAGAATTGCATCTTCAAACCAGCAACCTCGATGATGTCGCCGTCTTTCAGATCATACCGCTGGTCGACCTTGTTGCCGTTGACCTTGATATCCTTTCCGCCGGAGGGGGTAATGAAGTATCCTTCCTTCCTCCTGTTTATCAGGGCCGCAACCTTGGGGGCAAAAAGACCCTTCAAGCGGATCAATGCGCTGTCATCCTTGCCGATGGTGGTAATCCTTTCCTTCAGCAGGTATTCCTTTTTCTCGGCAGAACCTTCAATGACGAGAAGCCCGCCGAGGACCTCCAGTTTTTCCGTTTGGGTGATGATCTTTTCCTGGTCCTTGGGACTGAGGAGTATCGTCTCATCCATTGAGCGGGAGCGGATGTCGGATTTTGTTCCCTCCGAGGGTTTCACATCGGTTATGAACTCAATGGTGTGACTCCCGATGAGGACAACATCACCGTTATTGAGCGCATGCCTGGCAATCTTCCTGCCATTCACAAATGTGCCGTTGGTACTGTTTAAATCCTCAATAATGTATGCTTCACCTTCTTTGAAAAGCCTGGCGTGCGATCCGGAGACAGCGAGATTTTCGATAACGATGTCGTTCGTATCTTTTCTCCCGATGCTGTACGTCTCCTGCTCAAGCTTGAGCTCTTTGATAACGGCATCTTTGAATTTGAGCAGAATTTTTGTCATAGGTCACCTCCTGAACCATTCCTTAAAATTTAAAAGGCGATGGAGCCATCCCTTTTTCTTTGTAATCTCTGCGACAATAACAGTGACATTATCCCTGCCTCCGTTCTGGTTAGCACGGTTGATGAGGTCTTCACATGCCGCTGCAGGATCATGCAGCGTGTTCACGATAGCAAATATTTCATCGTCTTCGACCATCCCCGTGAGACCATCAGAACAGAGGACCAGTGAATCGCCCTCAAGAAGGCTTAGTTCGTCAAGGTCAACCTCGACCTCCGTCCCGACACCGAGTGCCCTTGTGAGGACATTCTTCATCTCGGATTCTCTTGCCTGTTCCTTTGAAATGATCTCCCGTTTTACCTGTTCTGATACGAAGGAGTGGTCATCGGTCAGCTGCTCCATGCTGCCGGCCCTGATGAGGTAGACGCGGCTGTCGCCAACGTGGGCGATGCTCAACCTGTTGCCCGTGATCAGGGTCGCCGCGATTGTGG includes the following:
- a CDS encoding FHA domain-containing protein, whose product is MTKILLKFKDAVIKELKLEQETYSIGRKDTNDIVIENLAVSGSHARLFKEGEAYIIEDLNSTNGTFVNGRKIARHALNNGDVVLIGSHTIEFITDVKPSEGTKSDIRSRSMDETILLSPKDQEKIITQTEKLEVLGGLLVIEGSAEKKEYLLKERITTIGKDDSALIRLKGLFAPKVAALINRRKEGYFITPSGGKDIKVNGNKVDQRYDLKDGDIIEVAGLKMQFFVKE
- a CDS encoding Stp1/IreP family PP2C-type Ser/Thr phosphatase; the encoded protein is MGLVISGNTDLGRVRQNNEDNLYFSESDGLLLVADGMGGHASGEVASKIAVDIMRDYFNGIKEGRQLQVGTYREDFSEPTNRLGSAIRLANQAIYEAAKGNPLWHGMGTTIAATLITGNRLSIAHVGDSRVYLIRAGSMEQLTDDHSFVSEQVKREIISKEQARESEMKNVLTRALGVGTEVEVDLDELSLLEGDSLVLCSDGLTGMVEDDEIFAIVNTLHDPAAACEDLINRANQNGGRDNVTVIVAEITKKKGWLHRLLNFKEWFRR